DNA sequence from the Kazachstania africana CBS 2517 chromosome 4, complete genome genome:
ATGTACACTTCTTCTACCTAATTCGTTCTTAATTAACGCCTCATAAGTCAAGAAATAACACCCCAGACCATGACCAGCTCGAAGCATCATGACTGGTAACCCTTTCATCAAGCTGCGATTTTGTACCAGCTTCTTAACACAATCCCATGGTCCATTGAATTCTTTTGTACCATGGCTTTGAGTTTGTAATCTAATTCTTACATGCTCAATGGGGgaacaaagaaatgaattACATAATCCTCCCATCATACCACTCATGTAGAATTGTGACAATTTCAGATCTTTACCATCATTCACATGGTATCGAAACCATCGTTTCATGGATTCATTTACTCCAAATTGTACCGATACGCAGGCCCCAACTCCCACCAATGGAGTCAGCGTACCTTTATAAAATGCCAAGATACCTTCATTCTTCACTAATCGCTTGATTATTTCAAACGTCCTCGTCCCGTGTGGAGACGTTTGCAGTCGAACTTTAGTTGTATCGAAAGGTTGCCCTACCAGCACCTGTGCAACTCCGCCAAATGTCCCTGCGAGAATATCTTTCACTATTCGACCTTTGCTAACTTCAAAGTTTTCTATAGAATCTGGACTAGGCATATGCAATTTGTTTCTGTGGAATATGTATGTTTATTTCTGTTTTTGTACGTAGCTCACCAGGAAATCTCGCACCTGCAGTAATGAAACCTCGTATTAATGTGACGTTTTCTATACTAGCCTGCTGATGACAATAAAATGAGATATATGATATAGGGACAAGGTTATTGCTTTACAAGATGTAGATTCTAAAAATGatatgaaaagaataaacCAACTGTGCTTTATGTTAATCcaataaatatcaaaagatgCATTGCAAGTATGTCATTCAGAGGTCATTTACTTTTATTGGATGCGCAAAACTGTGCTggttgctgctgctgcaTTTCTTCGAGGGGAAAATGCAGGACCCAAATAAATTTCCCAGGAAATTTCACTTATCAGACAGTCTTCTCGAAGTGTCAATTTCCTCGAggattgaaattttcagtaacgggcaaaaaaaagaaaaacagtagaaaaaaaaaaaaaaaaaagaaaaaaagtaagGGTCCGAAATTCAGGTTTAAGTTCGGTGCCGGGTatgtttttcttcaagGCTTGGCATCATTCATCATCCATATCTCGGATTTTAGATTATATAACAGATGGATGGTTCAGATACAATGAGAAGAAGTCTTGTCTCTCTGTCTGGTAAAGCTGTGAAAAGTGTGTGGTGCAGAATGTCTGAATTATCTAATAGGGCTGGTAAGAAGAAAGTAAAGAATAATGGTCCAAGGGTAGTTCCGCAGGTCGATGCATCATTGGACAAACCCTTGGACAAAGATGCTCCCCCAActatctttcaaaagaatttgacTCCAGAATACGCTTCAGCTGCATTGAACCTATCCATTGATTTTCTAAAACAACAGCAATCGATGGCTAATAAATACTTGATTGTACATCCATTGACTATCTCTTCAATTGCGCTATTTTTGATTATCTTTCTAACTCCAAGATTAGTCTATCCATCAACTGCTCCCTTTTCTTCTGTTTCTACGTATTTGTTGCAATTTATTAAAGTGAACCAAAGAGAAGTATTAGGCGCACTGTTATTCACAATCATCTTAACCTCTTTTCTATTTACTTTTCTTTCCAGAATTTCAGATCATTTCTTTAAATCGAAGATCCGCCATATTGTTCAAAAAGATGGTGAACCAGTgttcaatttgaatttgaagagtGAAATTCCAGAAAATGGTAGTGCTGATAcaaatatcattatttacaGAGGAACCCCAATTTCCTTGATCTCTGtttctgaaaataatgttCTAAGCTCGCTAGACTCGCTAGTTATGAACATCAATACCATTGGTTGCAGGCAAGTATATACCAGAAGTGGTATCCTAGAAGATTTGATCGATTGGGCAATGATCAGAACTAAACAAGTAGGTGTGACCAGGaataaaacaaataaatcaatgaaattaatcATTGAAGTTTATTCTTTCGATGAAaccttgaaaaaaatattacaaaagaaGGGTTTCAAGCTCGTTTCAAAGGGTAAACTTAACGAGAATAGATTACTAGGTGGTCTGTTTGGTGTAAAAAGAGAATTATGGGGTgttcaatttcatattcaACCAAGATCCACTCAGAAAGCATGAACAGATATAGTATTTCAAGGAATTTATAAAATAGGATATACTTATTTAGTGATAAACgaaagaattacaaaagaaaaagaggaatatatataaacttCTTTCCTTCAGCTAGACGtagagaaattgaaagactTCAGTTTTCCTGCAAAAAAAGAGTAGCTTCAATAAAAGACAATTGTAGCAGAGCCGGATGTAACGGTGACCGTGCAACCGTCAGAACTTGAGAATGAGCCATCTTCGTAGTAGCAATCTCCATTAATGGATGAACCATCGGTGGCCACAATCTTGACGTTGAAGTTAGCAGCATCACCGTTGTTTGGATTTGGAACCAAAGATAAGTATGTCTTACCGTTTGTATAACCAGCACCAACGATCAAAGGGGCCCAGTTTCCAACTCCAGAACCAGACGAGCCCCAGACACAACCATCTTCGACAGAGACACCAGCATTATTAACATAGTATTGAGAGGATGTTTCCTTTCCCTGCCATTTGAAGTAAGTACTTTCATCAACGACAGAAATTGGTTTACTAGAACCCTCCTTGACGTATGTTGGAATAACCATGTTTTCATCACCTGGATAATCTGTTCTACACATTGCAACCGCACCATTGCTACTCTGGTTCTCAACAGTTGCGCTGTCAGTATCCCAAGCACATAAATAATCAGTGTCAGTATTGGAACGGTAGAGATATCCGTCCTTACAGTATAAACCACCAACAGTTTGACCATTGTCAGGTTGATCTGACGGCCATTGAGTCTTAGACATACCTGCCTGGCATGCATATGAACAGTAATGACCATCAGAACAAGATGACACACTTTTACCGTTACTGTCGGCAATAGATGACCATCCATCAAGGTCTAACCAATCCAAAGCAATGACACCCTGGCCTGAAGGGAAACTGGAACACTTGATAGTtccatcttcaaattttttggtagGGTTCGAAAAGTTAGACAAGTCGCCATCAATGCCAGATGACGAGGATGAGGACTCGGTAGTagaagaaggagaagaagCTGTAGCAGTGGCTTCGGTAGCTTCAGTAGGAGCTAGGGTAGTCGTAGTGCTTGCTGCGCTGACTGTGGAAACGTATTCAGCGGCACCAGCAGTAACATATTCTGTGACAGTGACGATGTCACGTTTTTCTTGGTGGTGTTTGTCGTGATGAGAAGCCCCTTTAGGAAGTGCGACGGCGCTGACAGTGGAGACAGTAAGGAATAGTGTTGTAAGAGAAAGCTTCATTATAGTGagatttattttatttgaacgaaaagaatgaattgTAGTTAGTTTTAGTTCTTCTTATTAAGCGTAAAGGAGTGAAGGAAATAATTGAATGAATAAATGAATGAATGAGTACAATTGCCTTGTAAACTATGTATTAATCTACTTTTCTGAGTTGATGGTGGTATTAAAAGAACTGATTTGTCAATTGGAGAGTGAGTCCGTATTTAAAGACAGAGCTAAAATGTTTTGCCAGATtatacacatatatatataacatttTTGCCAGATAAGATGAATCAAGAGAAGGGTTGTCTCATTAAAAGAGTTCTCTCCTATTGTGGAAGtgtgtttctttttcactTACAACGTTACTAACCATCGTTATCACACCTTGAGCAGACCTAGGCCATGCGTCATTGAAAGGAGAAACATACTCCAGCAACCAtcctttcttttttccGTGTTGCCAAACCTTACTTGGAGGACTTCTACTCCACTTTGATTCGAGGTACCCTAAAATGGCAATTTCCCTAAGAGGGTATATTAATTGTAATCGTCATTGTAAGATTTAGATGAAATTACGCTTCTTCTGCAACAGTGCAAAGACCCCTGGTATGCTGATATTCATATGAGTTCTGGCCTCAGATTGCCTCACGTGTCCTGCGTCTTTTTTGATCATGCGTATAATGTGTCGAGACAGAATACTGTAGTATCTTCATTAGGAGCATGCGTCTCCTCATCGAACATTCTCGCCCAGGCagattgatttttttaCCAAAAGAAGTAACCGTAGCTGGGAGAAATGACATATTTCAAACTTCAAAGTCAAGTATTTTCCGTTAGCAACAAATGAGAGGCGCTGTGGCTAGAAAATGTCTTAATTGAAAACAGATCCTCCCGAGTTACCGTGgcaatttcttcaaccaTCCAATCATACAAAATGATGCAAGCTAATGTTCGTTGACCTCCGTCAGCTGGCCAGAAAAGGCAGGGTGTACAGTTGCCagtttttcctttctttttcactCGGATAATACGAATATTAGAATGCggtttttttcaatataacTTCCATTTCTGGTAAACTTATTGGCAATAACGTCTCGCCGATTGTTATAATGATAAATCTTACGTTTAAAATGCAATTATCTATTAGAGATAGACTTATTACTATATACGTACATTACTTTTTATATTTGGGAAGGGTCTATTGGCTCCAATCAGGCCAAGGCTAAAATTACTATCTCACACACTGATGCCGTCAATTACGTGTAGCTacttcttttgtttcaattcGGCAGCTTTGTAATTCTTATTGGTGATGAATCTATCTACAAGCCATTGGCCCTTCTCTTTATTTTGATGCACAGGTATCGGATTCAAATCCCATCCAATTTTCAAGTCGCTATCAACCGAAGCACCAAAACGGGGAACAACGTAACAATACCTTTCAGATACAGAAATATTGATACTCTTTAATCCTTGACCAGTCAAAGGTTTGCTATATGTCAGCAATGCACCTTTCCTGGCAATGTTGGCCAATGGCGTACTCTTAATATCACATAATGCACTCATTCTTGTCTTCTCATTTCCGCctaaatttaaagaatGGTAGACTAAAAACCTCGGTGGCATCTCACCTAAATTGTTTAACACTGACGTTGGATGAATATAAACAAAGCATTCTTCTATCTGTGGTTTCCGCTGAGCCATTATCGGTATATATGGAACATTGATCATTGATGTCCTATTAGTAATAGTAGCTTCTTCAGGGAAAAGTTGATCGGCCCTGATGGCAACATGATCAATAAACCCTGCACAAACCATTTG
Encoded proteins:
- the YMC2 gene encoding organic acid transporter (similar to Saccharomyces cerevisiae YMC2 (YBR104W) and YMC1 (YPR058W); ancestral locus Anc_3.348); this encodes MPSPDSIENFEVSKGRIVKDILAGTFGGVAQVLVGQPFDTTKVRLQTSPHGTRTFEIIKRLVKNEGILAFYKGTLTPLVGVGACVSVQFGVNESMKRWFRYHVNDGKDLKLSQFYMSGMMGGLCNSFLCSPIEHVRIRLQTQSHGTKEFNGPWDCVKKLVQNRSLMKGLPVMMLRAGHGLGCYFLTYEALIKNELGRRSVHRNEIESWKLCVFGSVAGTMLWLCIYPLDVIKSMIQTDNLMHPKFNNSMMKATKTLYRKEGLKGFFKGFTPTLLRASPANGATFLTFEMAMRVLG
- the PHO86 gene encoding Pho86p (similar to Saccharomyces cerevisiae PHO86 (YJL117W); ancestral locus Anc_1.238), producing MSELSNRAGKKKVKNNGPRVVPQVDASLDKPLDKDAPPTIFQKNLTPEYASAALNLSIDFLKQQQSMANKYLIVHPLTISSIALFLIIFLTPRLVYPSTAPFSSVSTYLLQFIKVNQREVLGALLFTIILTSFLFTFLSRISDHFFKSKIRHIVQKDGEPVFNLNLKSEIPENGSADTNIIIYRGTPISLISVSENNVLSSLDSLVMNINTIGCRQVYTRSGILEDLIDWAMIRTKQVGVTRNKTNKSMKLIIEVYSFDETLKKILQKKGFKLVSKGKLNENRLLGGLFGVKRELWGVQFHIQPRSTQKA
- the NCA3 gene encoding SUN family protein NCA3 (similar to Saccharomyces cerevisiae NCA3 (YJL116C) and UTH1 (YKR042W); ancestral locus Anc_1.241) — encoded protein: MKLSLTTLFLTVSTVSAVALPKGASHHDKHHQEKRDIVTVTEYVTAGAAEYVSTVSAASTTTTLAPTEATEATATASSPSSTTESSSSSSGIDGDLSNFSNPTKKFEDGTIKCSSFPSGQGVIALDWLDLDGWSSIADSNGKSVSSCSDGHYCSYACQAGMSKTQWPSDQPDNGQTVGGLYCKDGYLYRSNTDTDYLCAWDTDSATVENQSSNGAVAMCRTDYPGDENMVIPTYVKEGSSKPISVVDESTYFKWQGKETSSQYYVNNAGVSVEDGCVWGSSGSGVGNWAPLIVGAGYTNGKTYLSLVPNPNNGDAANFNVKIVATDGSSINGDCYYEDGSFSSSDGCTVTVTSGSATIVFY